The stretch of DNA GCTCTGTGTCTGTGGCACTGACAAGTGGCACGGGGTGGGGGGGCGGTGGCAGGTTGGGGCCACAGAGGGCGATACTTCTGTAAGACCCGTGCTTGGTTTTCCTTTAGTCCTTCCTGGCCTCCCCAAGAGTGACTGCTGTGCTATAACCCAGGGCCCTGTTGAATTAGAGAAAAGTCTGCTTTCGTGTGTGTTGTCCTCTCTTCTACACAGACTGAGGTGACCTGAACGTCATTTCACTCCTGCAGACAGGTGCTTTAGCAGCTCAGGCTACGGTGAGCAGCAGCAGGTCCCCCTTTGAGTTTCACAAAGGTTGGAGTCCTGCAGAGAACTGCTAGCTTTATTTTTGGCATAATATGGACATCTTAAAGAATGCCATTtattaagatctttttttttaatggatttttaGAACATAACCTAGGGGACTGGTGCTGTGATACAGCCAGCCAATCCTTTACCTactgtgctggcatcctatatgggtgctggtccataTTCCCAGCTgtgccatttccaatccagctctctgggctggaaaagctgcagaagatggctcaaatccttggataTCTGCaaccatgtggtagatccagaagctcctggctcctggctttaaatcggtTTGTATTGGAGCACTCATTTGAGCCtttctgcttcacttctgattcaacttcctgctgatgttcaaggcaagcagcagaggatggcccaaatgcttgggcccctactcctgtgggagacagagatggagttGGGGGCTCCCAGTTTCTgcctgggccattgcagccatttggggggtgaaccagttaATAGAAGATCTCTTGATCCCtccctataattctgcctttcagataatttttttaaattgtaaagagAATTACAAAAATGTCCAAAATGAGCAGACAGTAGAGATTCACAGGACATGGAGAGTAGAAGTGCATCTCACAGGATTTGAGGTTGTTGACTtagagtgctgaagctgctgacagaagctgggagagagagaagcctgGAGCACTGCCATTCTGAGAACCTCCTTCGCTAACGTTTTTGGAGGATTGGGAAAAGGAGggactccctgcctgcctgcatcATTAAAGCCAGGCCAGTTCCCTTTATCTGGGACTCTGCATTAACACTTCAACATGGCTGATAGGCAGAAGTCCTGTTTGCTCGAAACTCTGACTAGTTACCTGACTTCTCTGAGCTTCTGGTTGGAAGTATCTCCTTTGTGACAAGCTCCAAAAGATTACAGGTACAGAATGCAAGCCCAGCCTGTAGAGCTGTTTAGTAGCACCTGTGAAGCATGGACCGATTTAGGGAGAGAAGGCATGGGGTCAAAAATAACCAGCCTGGTGATTCTTTCTACTCTAAGGCTTAGCAATGCCCGCTTTCTGGCTTCCTCAAATCCTTCACTCCCCAGCTCTGAAGTCCCCTTCATTGGTTATGGTACATACTAATTTGgttcttcccctccctctgccccgaCAGCAtctgtgggaccctgcattctGTGGATCAGGTGAGTTACAGCAAGGGCTTGGATTCGGCTCTTGGCCAAGGGGAGGAGGCAGTTTAAAAGGGCTGGGCACCTGCTTCTTGTCTCTCAGGTTAATGatgttcattttcctttcttagtATCTCAACATCAAACTAACCGACATCAGTGTCACAGACCCTGAGAAATACCCCCACATGGTAAGTTGGATTggtggggaaagcacctcccCAGCAGGCGGCCTCTGGGGTTAGAGGGCATTTTAAGCAGTGCTTTCCCATTTGTCTATCTGCATGCAGCTGTCAGTGAAGAACTGCTTCATCCGAGGCTCGGTGGTGCGCTACGTGCAGTTACCTGCAGATGAGGTTGacacccagctgctgcaggacgCCGCACGGAAGGAGGCCCTGCAGCAGAAACAGTGATGGCAGCCCCCTTCCTCCAGTGACCCACAGCCTCAGGTCCCCTCCCAGGACCCACCGCCCCACACTCGAGGTGTATTTTTctagcagtgatttttttttccccccttttgtgAAAGGAGATGAGGACGGAGAGGAGTAGCAGGGAGCAGCTCTCctgtgtagaacaggctgggaaACTGTATATCCATcccagtccccagtccctgggGATGGTGGGAGAGTCTCCGGGTCTTTCTTGAACAGCCTGATTCATTTTGGGGATGGAAAGAATCTGTCCCGCATCGGGAATAAAACTATGATGCATATTTGAGTtgtggttctgtgtgtgtgtgcgcgcgcgcgcactcGTGGGTGCTAGTGCGCTGCTCAGCATAAGAAGGGTGGTGGGAAACGATGTTGCATTCATGCAAGCCCTGTCCCAGTCATGAGTCCACTCAGTCACCTAGCATTATTTGCCACTGTGCCCTTGGAGAAATGTAATGCCTCTGGGGCAGCACAGCGACGTGgcagctaatcttctgcctgtaagcaccagcgtcccatatgggcactggttcaagtcctggatgctccacttccaatccacctccctacttatggccttggaaagcaacagaggatgacccaagactttgggcccctgcactcatgtggaagacccagaagaagctcctgacttgcagcttcagatcagctcagatccagccttgcagccttttggggactgaaccagcgaatggaaaatctcttcctgtctctccttctttctctgaaatttgcctttcacataaaaaaggaaaaaaattaataccTCAACTGGAATATACCTTTTCCTGAATATTCCCTCACCTACGTATTCACCTTTTGGCCTTTTGCTTATATTGTACCTACAAGTGGGATGCCTGTTGcccttctgtctctgtttctcgatttgaaaggcagagtgatacagagacatagggatcttccatccactccatTCTCAaatgaacagccagggctgagtcctgacaaagccaggaatcaacTCCATCTGCACAAActtccccgtgggtggcagggaccttaAGCAGTAGGTGCCTGCCAGATGCATATGAGAAGGAAGCTGGTCTCTGAACCAGGACCCGGACTTGGGCttgggcactccaatatgggctgcagggtgtagggtcccaagtgaTGTCTTACCCTCTGCGCTGACTGCCCACCCCAGTTCTCCCGTTAATTTGACAATGAGGTACCAAAATGTATTTGGTGCTGTCAAACTAGTACCCACTTGGTCCACGTAAACAAGTTTTGTGTTGTGCAATGGTGACTGGGAATTACTAGACAGCAGGTGATTTCAGTATACAAAGGAGACGCCAAGTCTCACCATTAACAGACCGCAGAGACTATGCAGCGGGACCCGCACATGCGTGCAAGTGACCCTCAAGAAGGCGGCCGACCTCGGCTGGCGGCCCGTCCCTCAGCCCGGGCCGCCGCGCCCTCCGCCGCTGGTTCGCCCGCGCTCCGCCGGGCGCCGCCCCCGGGGCCGGCCCGAGGACCCGCGCGGGGTGTCCGCGCCGGCGCCTGACGCGAGCGCCGGCCCCGGGGGTGTCCTCCCACGCTGCCCCCGCACCCCGTGTTCCGTGCGGTTCTTCGGGAGTGCGGCGGGCGGTGTGGGCCTCCCGGGCAGCGGCGGGCAGGCGGCGCGCTCACGCGCAGGCGGGGCATGGCCGCCCGCGCCAGGACCGGCCGGCCCGGAAACGCTCGCTGTCACAAAGGGGGGAACACGTGGGCGCCGCCTGCCCGGCCGGCGGCCTCAGGGAGCCGGGGTCGCCAGAGCCGCCCACCGTCTCCGCCCGCCTGCTCCTTCGCCCCGGCCTCCCGCTAGGGAGGGGGACTCCCGGCCCTGTGCGACCACCTCCCTCCAGTACGTACCTGCGGCTCGAACCTGCGTCTGCAGGACGCCGGCTGGCTACCACGAACTCCCGCCCTCCCCAAGGCCCTGCCCTCTCCGCAGTCACTCTGAGAACCTGCCCCTGGGCTCCCGAGGACTGGCCGGACCCCTGCCCTGGGGCTCTCGGGTGCTTGCAGCAGAGCAGCCCCTCAGGGTCCCCTCTGTCCTGCACCGCTCTTTCTAGGTTTTTCCATCTCGTCCGGGACCCGCAGAACCATGTCCATCCTCTACGTCTCCCCTCACCCGGATGCCTTCCCCAGCCTCCGGGCGCTGATAGCCGCTCGCTACGGAGAGGCCGGGGAAGGCCCGGGCTGGGGAGGACCCCACCCCCGAATCTGTCTCCAGCCTCCTCCAGCCAGTAGgactcccttccccccaccccggcTGCCGGCCCTGGAGCAGGGGCCCGGTGGGCTCTGGGTGTGGGGCGCCACAgctgtgtctcagctgctgtggcccGCGGGCCTCGGCGGCTCAGCAGGCAGCCGGGCAGCTGTCCTGGTCCAGCAGTGGGTCAGCTACGCGGACACGGAGCTAATACCGGCCGCCTGCGGGGCCACGCTGCCGGCCCTGGGACTCCGGAGCCCTGCTCAGGACCCCCAGGTGAGTGGCTGGGAGGACACTCACTGGAAGGAGGCAGGAGTTGGAGATGATGGTGGGCGGTTCAGATAGGGGAAAACGTTGGTCAAGTCCCAAATTGTCACTCAGCGTGGTACCTTAGTCTTGGTCCTTAAGCTCTCTGAGCCGGTGAGGAGAAACGAAAGCTGATGTAATACCAGCCTGCCTGAGGTAATGCGATGAAAACCTGTGTGTGCAGAGCACATAGGCCAGTGCTGGTTTCTGAGTCAAAGTTTGGTGAGTTTGATGAAAACCAAGGAGGACAGGAAGCAGAAGCCTGGATGAGGGAGAGACGGCAGATACAGGAGAGATCCCaagaggaggaagccaccagatCGTGGCTCTGTAGCCTTGCAGAGCATGGCTGGGCCTTGTGAActcccagctctgtctcctgccACAACCTCTGGCACAAGGCAGAAACTTGGtatttcttgaatgaatgaatgagcatgTGACAATGACCCAGGCCTCCTCATTCTCTTTTCTTATTGGCTTTAGCCTGCTTTCTCTCCATAAGAGAAAATAGGGTCATGTGTGAAGTATTTGCTCATTTATTGTCTTCCCCTCTGGAAAGCAACCTCTGCCAGGTCACAGGGCTCTGTGGCTGTCGCCTCCTCATGCCGTGGACAAGAGCTTACTGTGAATGCTGTGGACCTGGCTGCCTGGTAGAATCTCTCTCCAACCTCTGACTTCTGTGTTGCCTCTGACCCAGAGCAAGTGTTCAGTGGAGATTTACTGGATGAGTCAGatgtcttttttttagatttttattattggaaagccggatatacagagagaaggagagacagagaggaagatcttccatccgatgttccactccccaagtgagcgcaacggctggagctgagccaatccaatgccgggaaccaggaacctcttccaggtctcccactcgggtgcagtgtcccagtgcattgggccgtcctcgactgctttcccaggccacaagcagggagctggatgggaagtggagctgccgggattagaaccggtgcccatatgggatcctggcgcgttcaaggcaaggactttagccgttaggccacgccgccgggccccagatgtcTTTTTACATGAGCACTTGAGTGCGCCTAGAAATTGATCTCTGAGTTGCTTGCTTGCAGGAGTGGGTATGGAAGCTTGTCTCATGCCCTGTCCCCTGTTCTTGCAGGctgccctgggagccctgggcaaGGCCTTGAGCCCCTTGGAGGAGTGGCTTCGTCTACACACCTACCTGGCGGGAGAGGCCCCCACTCTGGCTGACCTGGCAGCTgtcactgctttgctgctgcctTTCCGCTATGTGAGTGCCCGGAACCTGGGCAAGCATCAAagatccccccacacacacccctcaaccATTACGGGGGataatgatacacacacacacacacacacacacacacccctcaaccTTTCCAAGGCCTAGGGAAGCATGACAGACACCCCACAGGCTTCAGCCCTTACAGGGCCAGAGGAAGCATGAGAgaccccacccaccctccccagCCCTTACCAGTAGGGCGACTAAGGATGGTCACCTCGCATCCTAGGTCCTTGATCCCTCTGCCCGCCGGATCTGGGGTAACGTGACTCGCTGGTTTGTCACA from Ochotona princeps isolate mOchPri1 chromosome 1, mOchPri1.hap1, whole genome shotgun sequence encodes:
- the LSM2 gene encoding U6 snRNA-associated Sm-like protein LSm2; amino-acid sequence: MLFYSFFKSLVGKDVVVELKNDLSICGTLHSVDQYLNIKLTDISVTDPEKYPHMLSVKNCFIRGSVVRYVQLPADEVDTQLLQDAARKEALQQKQ